In Halarcobacter bivalviorum, a genomic segment contains:
- a CDS encoding methyl-accepting chemotaxis protein codes for MINNASIKVKLLSTVIIAILVVAFYMLFELISSLKHEAQIVTTQTEKTAYENKEQELKNYVSLAFETVESYYERTSKEKVKSEVESYITEQSGFLFSIIEAEYEKNKNILSEQALKEKIMSIVESTRYGTSGYFWINDFNYKMVMHPIKKELSGQYFKNTPKVPFVELGVDALKKVKEDQTFIEYSFYNPSSKKTVFKASIVKVFKPYNWIIGTGAYIDDISEKMKQEALKAIASMKYGDNGYFWVNDSNHVVTAHGASDALVGKNMKDLQDKKGKYLYQEIVKTANASKEGGLVKYFWTIPGREGDFEKFSYVQRFEPWDMIIGTGSYIVDTEEQLQKLNKLTEENISSSILNSVITVLILLVVLTVLVIFILNKVVFNPLSYFQNGLLDFFKYVNKETENINPIEVTANDEIGKMASLINENINKTKTIIEQDNKVISDVKTIVNRVSDGYLENRISSTTNNESLEELKNLLNNMLDNLEKLVGKNINALSEVLEQYANRDFTKTLDSSTSGKIGNDILNLNKMITTILQDNKEDGETLQDKSTELSTNVRTLSENATSQAASLEETAASIEEITGNIRQTNEKAQQMLKISSQTQNSAHKGKDLATRTSVSMEEINEKVTMINEAITVIDQIAFQTNILSLNAAVEAATAGEAGKGFAVVAAEVRNLASRSAEAAKEIKELVEDATIKANDGKNISSEMINGFQELEENIKLTNNLINDVTNAANEQSSGMNQISDAVNQLDRFTQENASIADKTNFIAQETNSIANDIVEAVNRNKFNQK; via the coding sequence ATGATAAATAATGCTTCTATCAAAGTTAAGCTTTTATCAACTGTTATTATAGCAATACTTGTTGTTGCATTTTATATGTTGTTTGAATTAATTTCTTCATTAAAACATGAAGCTCAAATAGTAACTACACAAACAGAAAAAACTGCTTATGAGAATAAAGAACAAGAATTAAAAAACTATGTATCTTTAGCTTTTGAAACAGTTGAATCATACTATGAAAGAACTTCTAAAGAGAAAGTAAAAAGCGAAGTAGAAAGTTATATTACAGAACAATCGGGATTCTTATTCTCTATCATTGAAGCTGAATATGAAAAGAATAAAAATATTTTAAGTGAACAAGCATTAAAAGAAAAAATAATGTCTATCGTAGAAAGTACTAGGTATGGTACTTCTGGTTATTTTTGGATTAATGACTTTAACTATAAAATGGTAATGCATCCAATAAAAAAAGAACTTAGTGGACAATATTTTAAAAATACACCAAAAGTTCCTTTTGTAGAACTTGGTGTTGATGCTTTGAAAAAAGTAAAAGAAGATCAAACTTTTATTGAATACTCTTTTTATAATCCAAGTAGTAAAAAAACTGTATTTAAAGCTTCTATTGTAAAAGTTTTTAAACCTTACAACTGGATTATAGGTACAGGAGCTTATATCGATGATATAAGTGAAAAGATGAAGCAAGAGGCTTTAAAAGCAATTGCGTCAATGAAATATGGAGATAATGGATATTTTTGGGTAAATGACTCAAATCATGTTGTTACTGCACATGGAGCAAGTGATGCTTTAGTTGGTAAAAATATGAAAGATTTACAGGATAAAAAAGGTAAATATCTTTATCAAGAAATTGTAAAAACTGCAAATGCATCAAAAGAAGGTGGTTTAGTTAAATACTTCTGGACTATTCCAGGAAGAGAAGGAGATTTTGAAAAATTCTCTTATGTTCAAAGGTTTGAACCTTGGGATATGATTATAGGAACTGGTTCATATATCGTAGATACAGAAGAGCAATTACAAAAGCTAAATAAACTAACAGAAGAGAATATCTCTTCTTCTATTTTAAATTCAGTTATTACAGTTTTAATTTTACTTGTTGTTTTAACAGTTTTAGTAATTTTTATTCTAAATAAAGTTGTATTTAACCCATTAAGTTATTTCCAAAATGGATTATTAGATTTCTTTAAATATGTTAATAAAGAAACAGAGAATATTAATCCTATTGAAGTTACTGCAAATGATGAAATTGGAAAGATGGCTTCATTAATTAATGAAAATATCAATAAAACAAAGACTATCATTGAGCAAGACAACAAAGTTATAAGTGATGTAAAAACTATTGTAAATAGAGTTAGTGACGGTTATTTAGAAAATAGAATTTCATCAACTACAAATAATGAATCATTAGAAGAGCTTAAAAATCTTCTTAATAATATGCTTGATAATCTTGAAAAACTAGTTGGTAAAAATATTAATGCTCTAAGTGAAGTTCTTGAACAATATGCAAATAGAGACTTTACTAAAACTTTAGATTCTTCTACAAGTGGAAAAATTGGAAATGATATTTTAAATCTAAATAAAATGATTACAACTATCTTACAAGATAATAAAGAAGATGGAGAGACATTACAAGATAAATCAACAGAATTATCTACTAATGTTAGAACTTTAAGTGAAAATGCAACAAGTCAAGCTGCTTCATTAGAAGAGACTGCTGCTTCTATTGAAGAGATTACTGGTAATATTAGACAAACAAATGAGAAAGCACAACAGATGTTAAAAATCTCTTCTCAAACGCAAAATTCTGCACATAAAGGTAAAGATTTAGCAACTAGAACTTCTGTTTCTATGGAAGAGATAAATGAAAAAGTTACAATGATTAATGAAGCAATTACAGTAATTGACCAAATTGCTTTCCAAACAAATATTCTTTCATTAAATGCAGCTGTTGAAGCAGCAACTGCTGGTGAAGCTGGTAAAGGTTTTGCTGTTGTTGCAGCTGAAGTTAGAAACCTTGCAAGTAGGTCAGCTGAAGCAGCTAAAGAGATTAAAGAGTTAGTTGAAGATGCCACAATTAAAGCTAATGATGGTAAAAATATTAGTTCTGAAATGATTAATGGCTTCCAAGAATTAGAAGAAAATATCAAATTAACTAATAATTTAATCAATGATGTAACAAATGCAGCAAATGAACAAAGTTCAGGAATGAACCAAATTAGTGATGCAGTAAATCAATTAGATAGATTTACTCAAGAAAATGCTTCAATTGCAGATAAAACAAACTTCATTGCACAAGAGACAAACTCAATTGCAAATGATATTGTTGAAGCTGTAAATAGAAATAAATTTAATCAAAAATAA
- a CDS encoding NCS2 family permease: MFKLKEHKTNVFTEFSAGFTTFLTMMYIVPVNGFILADAGLPMEAVITATALITILATLFSGLWSNTPIAMSVGMGLNAYFSYGLVLGMKIPWQSALGIVFLSGVLFVILSFTNFRVWIMTSIPMNLRRAISAGIGTFIAFIGLKQMGMIVDNQATLVSLGDFSNSNVLLGVLGLVLSFAFYSYRVKGAFVLSIAITSIVAWSFGLGELPKELLSAPASIAPIAFELDIASALTLSLLPVIITFLITDMFDTLGTLTGVGTRAKLFQENNKDDKSLQKTLEADAIATTAGSLIGVSTTTAFIESASGVEEGGRTGLTAVFTAMFFVCTLFMLPLFKSIPGNAIYPVLVVVGVLMFTELGKINFEETDLATSAGAFFIVFLMPLTFSITNGIAAGFLVYTIIKVAKNEYKDLNIGILVITFISLLAFIL; encoded by the coding sequence ATGTTTAAGCTAAAAGAACATAAAACAAATGTTTTTACAGAATTTTCCGCTGGATTTACAACATTTTTAACAATGATGTATATAGTTCCTGTAAATGGTTTTATTCTAGCCGATGCAGGACTTCCAATGGAAGCTGTAATTACTGCTACTGCATTGATTACTATTTTAGCAACGCTATTTAGTGGATTATGGTCTAATACACCAATTGCTATGTCAGTTGGTATGGGACTAAATGCATATTTCTCTTATGGATTAGTATTAGGAATGAAAATACCTTGGCAAAGTGCATTAGGTATCGTATTTCTTTCTGGGGTACTTTTCGTAATTTTATCTTTTACAAACTTTAGGGTTTGGATTATGACTTCTATTCCAATGAATTTAAGACGAGCTATCTCTGCTGGTATTGGTACTTTTATTGCATTTATTGGTTTAAAACAAATGGGAATGATTGTAGATAATCAAGCAACATTAGTTTCACTTGGAGATTTCTCAAACTCTAATGTATTACTTGGTGTTTTAGGATTAGTATTATCTTTTGCTTTTTATTCGTATAGAGTAAAAGGAGCTTTTGTTCTTTCTATTGCTATTACTTCAATAGTAGCTTGGTCATTTGGACTTGGGGAATTACCAAAAGAGTTATTAAGTGCTCCTGCTTCAATTGCTCCAATTGCATTTGAGCTTGATATTGCAAGTGCATTAACACTATCATTACTTCCTGTAATTATTACATTCTTAATTACTGATATGTTTGATACATTAGGTACACTAACTGGTGTTGGAACAAGAGCAAAACTATTTCAAGAGAATAATAAAGATGATAAATCTTTACAAAAAACATTAGAAGCTGATGCTATTGCTACAACAGCAGGTTCTTTAATAGGTGTATCTACAACAACAGCATTTATTGAAAGTGCATCTGGAGTTGAAGAGGGTGGTAGAACAGGATTAACAGCTGTATTTACAGCAATGTTTTTTGTTTGTACGCTTTTTATGTTACCATTATTTAAGTCAATTCCAGGAAATGCAATTTATCCAGTATTGGTTGTAGTTGGTGTATTAATGTTTACAGAATTAGGTAAAATTAATTTTGAAGAGACAGATTTAGCAACAAGTGCAGGAGCATTTTTTATTGTATTTTTAATGCCATTAACATTTTCAATTACAAATGGTATTGCTGCAGGATTTTTAGTTTATACAATAATTAAAGTAGCTAAAAATGAATACAAAGATTTAAACATAGGAATTTTAGTAATAACATTCATAAGTTTATTAGCATTTATTTTATAA
- a CDS encoding phosphoribosyltransferase, which yields MEKYYYGYEEFRDDTQVLVDKCRDFEPDILLAVARGGLTLAHLMSQALDMRNLYALNSIHYEGELKLDTFNIFNIPDVSHAKRVLIIDDIVDSGETMREILKVLHEKFPTVEFKLATIFRKETAVLQPDYSVKEADKWIDFFWEVDVK from the coding sequence TTGGAAAAGTATTATTACGGATACGAAGAGTTTAGAGACGATACTCAAGTTTTAGTTGATAAGTGTAGAGATTTTGAACCAGATATTCTTCTAGCAGTAGCTAGAGGAGGTTTAACTTTAGCACATCTAATGTCACAAGCACTAGATATGAGAAATTTATATGCATTAAATTCAATTCATTATGAAGGTGAATTAAAACTTGATACATTTAACATTTTTAATATTCCTGATGTATCTCATGCAAAAAGAGTATTAATTATTGATGATATTGTTGATTCTGGTGAAACAATGAGAGAAATTTTAAAAGTATTACATGAAAAGTTTCCAACAGTTGAATTCAAATTAGCAACAATTTTTAGAAAAGAAACAGCAGTTTTACAACCTGATTATTCAGTAAAAGAAGCTGACAAATGGATTGACTTCTTTTGGGAAGTTGACGTTAAATAA
- a CDS encoding PLP-dependent aminotransferase family protein yields the protein MKTLKRSYIREILDATTEETISFAGGLPNEKLFPLKQIKKATNKVLKNVNALQYSKSIGDINLRKKIAKIYTEKLDFPTKEDEILITTGSQQSFDIISKTFVDKTLFVQKPSYIGALGAFKILNKKLEDFETIENLEGRLNEDDTLYLMSDFSNPTSICMTNKQRVEYVNLLSKKSAYLIEDGAYSLLSFNGKIKKPIASAYKKSFHLGSFSKIVAPGLRVGWIRTSKENIEKLLIAKESLDLHTSTLSQMIINQYLEDNDLFRHIKTISFEYEKKMQYMAKCMKEYLPSFEFEKPKGGMFIYGKFEVDSLELAKKALEKNVAFVPACVFDVNEEKSTYARFNFTNTSRKQVKRGIKLIAEIISKS from the coding sequence ATGAAAACACTAAAAAGATCATATATTAGAGAAATTCTTGATGCAACAACTGAAGAGACAATCTCTTTTGCAGGTGGTTTGCCAAATGAGAAGTTATTTCCATTAAAACAGATTAAAAAAGCTACAAATAAAGTATTAAAAAATGTAAATGCTTTACAATATAGTAAATCAATAGGAGATATTAATCTAAGAAAAAAGATTGCAAAAATTTATACTGAAAAATTAGATTTTCCTACAAAAGAAGATGAGATTTTAATAACAACAGGTTCTCAACAATCATTTGACATTATTAGTAAAACTTTTGTTGATAAAACACTATTTGTACAAAAACCTAGTTATATTGGTGCTTTAGGTGCATTTAAAATTTTAAATAAAAAGTTAGAAGATTTTGAAACAATTGAAAACTTAGAAGGAAGACTTAATGAAGATGATACTTTATATTTAATGAGTGATTTTTCAAATCCTACTTCTATTTGTATGACAAATAAACAAAGAGTAGAGTATGTAAACTTATTAAGTAAAAAGAGTGCCTATTTAATAGAAGATGGAGCTTATAGTCTGTTAAGTTTTAATGGGAAAATTAAAAAACCAATTGCTTCTGCATATAAAAAGAGTTTTCATTTAGGTTCATTTTCAAAAATAGTAGCACCAGGTCTTAGAGTAGGTTGGATTAGAACTTCAAAAGAGAATATTGAAAAACTACTAATTGCAAAAGAGTCACTTGATTTACACACTTCAACATTAAGTCAAATGATTATAAATCAATATTTAGAAGATAATGATTTATTTAGACATATTAAAACTATCTCTTTTGAATATGAAAAAAAGATGCAGTATATGGCAAAATGTATGAAAGAGTATCTGCCTTCTTTTGAGTTTGAAAAACCCAAAGGTGGAATGTTTATTTATGGCAAATTTGAAGTTGATAGTTTAGAATTAGCAAAAAAAGCTCTTGAAAAAAATGTAGCTTTTGTTCCAGCTTGTGTATTTGATGTAAATGAGGAAAAATCTACTTATGCAAGATTTAACTTCACAAATACATCTAGAAAGCAGGTAAAAAGAGGTATTAAATTAATTGCAGAAATAATAAGTAAATCTTAA
- a CDS encoding AraC family transcriptional regulator: MIRSKIINDTIYFINKNIELNITLEELAHNNSISKYHLHRIFKEETGLNLFEMITSIRLQKAANLLIVNKYSTISEIANACGFNSHSSFIKAFKKKFNFTPKEWKKDGYKKFSSKIIKSYESLEIKEKIEPTIKVCEKIKCLYIRHKGYNEDIKYTWQRLISLAHELKIENPIQIGIQHDNPTITHKNEASYIACIKIDDQKFKNLPILELPSTTCAIFTLKGKYGDVLKYMSYIYNDWLPNSGYEAKTIPSYSIYKKNHFINNNEYFELDFYLPISVIY; the protein is encoded by the coding sequence ATGATTCGTTCTAAAATTATTAATGACACTATATATTTTATTAATAAAAATATTGAACTAAATATTACCCTTGAAGAATTAGCACATAATAACTCTATTAGTAAATATCATCTTCATAGAATTTTCAAAGAAGAAACAGGACTTAATCTTTTTGAAATGATTACTTCAATTAGATTACAAAAAGCTGCAAATCTTTTAATAGTAAATAAATACTCAACAATAAGTGAAATAGCAAATGCTTGTGGTTTTAACTCTCATTCTTCTTTTATTAAAGCTTTTAAAAAGAAATTTAATTTTACTCCAAAAGAGTGGAAAAAAGATGGCTATAAAAAATTTTCCTCAAAAATTATTAAAAGCTATGAAAGCTTAGAGATAAAAGAAAAAATTGAACCTACAATAAAAGTGTGTGAAAAAATCAAATGTTTGTATATAAGACATAAAGGTTATAATGAAGATATCAAATATACTTGGCAAAGATTAATCTCTTTAGCACATGAATTAAAAATAGAAAACCCTATTCAAATAGGAATCCAACATGATAATCCAACAATTACTCATAAAAACGAAGCTTCATATATTGCTTGTATTAAAATCGATGATCAAAAATTTAAAAACCTTCCTATACTTGAACTACCTAGTACTACTTGTGCTATTTTTACTTTAAAGGGTAAATATGGAGATGTTTTAAAATATATGTCATATATTTACAATGATTGGCTTCCTAATTCAGGTTATGAAGCTAAAACAATTCCTTCATATTCTATTTACAAAAAAAATCATTTTATTAACAATAATGAATACTTTGAATTAGATTTTTATCTACCTATAAGTGTCATTTACTAG